Part of the Candidatus Obscuribacterales bacterium genome is shown below.
CTAGGGCCTGGTCGATGGCACCAACAGCATCTCGCCGTAACGTAAACAGAGCATGGGGAAACGCAACAAACTTTTCTAAGCTAATGGCACCCTGTTCAAACGCCGGATGTCCCAAGCGACCGATGCCAATAAATCGCTCTGAAAGTAAGTTTTCCTGCCCAATATAGGGCGGCAAATCTGTGAATGTCCCCAGAGCCACGTCCACTAGTCCGTTCTCTAATACATCTGCAATAGAAGATTTGTCTACCGGAAGCAAACGCAGGTTGACATGAGGAGCCCGGTCACTCAAGATCATCAGCAGTTCGGGCAGCACTAAGCTAGCAAAATAATCCGACGTGGCGATGGTGAATGCTTGCTGGGATTGGGCAGGATCAAAGGTTTGTAGCTCTGCCAGAGTGGCT
Proteins encoded:
- a CDS encoding LysR family transcriptional regulator, whose protein sequence is MKSIDLSGIDLNLLVAFEALYIERSVTGAAQRIHVGQPAMSAALGRLRSLLSDDLFVRVRREMKPTAKAVAIASQVSAALDTIRATLAELQTFDPAQSQQAFTIATSDYFASLVLPELLMILSDRAPHVNLRLLPVDKSSIADVLENGLVDVALGTFTDLPPYIGQENLLSERFIGIGRLGHPAFEQGAISLEKFVAFPHALFTLRRDAVGAIDQAL